CTGCGCCTCTTCCTTGGTGATGCGCAGGAGGCGATCGCGCGGATGGACTTCCAGCAACAGCAGGGTGGCGCCGTTGGCCAGGATCGGTGTCACTGCGTAGTCGACGGTCAGGGTCTGGCCGGTGAGGGCGGTGAGCATCGCTTCGCGCTTGGTGAACGGGTGCGCCTGCTCGACCGCCTGGCGCAGGGAATTCAGCGCTTCGGTGGATTCGGTGAACAGCTCGCTGATGAATTGCCCATGGCTGCGCTGGCCGCTGATGGCCAGGAGCATTTCCGCTGCCGGGTTCATGTACTCGAGGCGCAGTTCGTCGTCGAGCAGGATGGTGGCCGTGGTCAAGTTGTCGAGTAGCAATCGGTGCAGTGCGTCGCTAATGGTCATCTGGACCTCTTTTGGAGCAGGGCGCGCGCATGGATACCGCGCTGATGCATGGAAAATGCAAAAACCAAACCAAGGCTCCGAAAAGAAGCGTTTGGCGCCTGAAACAGGCGTTTGACGCTCAATGTTGTGGCGTTATGCCAGCTTTTACGGGTGTTTTCGAACCAAAATGGGCTGGTACGTGAATGCGGTGCAGGCATTTGCACCAATATAGTGCGTAAAGCGAGATGGCGTCAGAAGAAGGGCAGGAAGGTGCTTTTTTCTTCTTCCGGTTTGTCCTTGAGCGGGCATTCCGGTCGCTGGCCGTAGTCGGTCAGCGTGCAGGGCTGGACTTTGCGTTTCTGCGCAAGGGAGATGCGTTGCATGTGGAAGGGTTGATTGGCCGTGCGTTCGACCGTGCGCCCCTGCTCGTCGAGAATCTCGATGGACAGTTGATGACTGCCGCGATCAATGTTGGAAAGGGCGAACACCGGGCTGGGGCCGGGTTCGGCGGTGGGTTGGCCGTCGAGGAGCAGGCGGTAGCGATGGCCGGCTTGCAGGCCGGGTTCGCTGGTGATGCTGACGATCAGCTCGCCGGTGCTGCTGCGGATGGTGGCGTCGGGTTCGGGGATCAGGACCCTGAGCATGTTGTAGTGGAATACGGCCTTGGGCGCGGCGTTCTTCTCGGTTTTCGGCGGTGGCGCGGCGGTCGGGGTGGCAGACATGCGATTGCTCTTGGTCAGTGGCACTCGCTTGGCGTTGCTGGTCCCCGGTTGATCGGTAAACACCCGATTGCCTTCGGCATCGGTGTAGGTGAACACCTCGGCGGATACGGGCAGCGCGATCAGGCAGGCGCTGAGCAACCACACTCTCACGGCTTATGCACCCGTTGCAGGGTGAAGGTCACGCTGGGGCTCTGCTGGACGACGTTTTCCCCGTCGATCACCTGCACCGCCAGGCTGTGGGTGCCGCGATCAATGTTGACCAGTTGCAGGATCGGCACGTTGCTCGGCTGGCCGTATGGCTGATCGTCCAGCAGCAGGCGCAACAGATGCGGGCCTTGCAGTCTGGGCTTGATCAGTACGGTGACGGTGAAGGTGCCATTGTTGGCGCGCAGGGCTTCGCTGGTGGGCAGGTTGGTCAGCTCCAGCACCTCGTAGGCACTGCGCGGGCGCTCACTGCTGGACGCTTCGGCTGGCGGAGCCGGCGGCGCCTGGCGCTCCACGCTGTTGAGTGGTGGCAATTCGACCGGCTGCGCCTGCACGCCATCCGGTGGTTGATTGCTGTAGGCGGTGTTGCCGGCAGCGTCGGTGTACTTGTAGATCTGCGCTGCGGCGGGCAGAGCGATCAGCAGCAGGATGAGCAGAAAACCACGACCCATGAACTCGACCAGAAATGAAGGCGTTGGGTTGCAGCATAGGTCAGGGTTGGGGGAATTCTCCAGCATAAGGCTTAACTGTGGGAGCGAGCCTGCTCGCGATGAACGATAACGCGGACTTCCTGAAGGCTTGCATCGCCTGTGCATTTTTCGCGAGCAGGTCGAATCGTCGCACCGTCGCTCCCACAGAGAGCCCGACAGGCGCTTTGATGGCGGGCATAAAAAAGGCCTCCCGAAGGAGGCCTCTCTTTTTGTCACGCCGCTTGCGCAGGCGACAAGGTATCAGCAGCTGTAGTACAGGTCGTATTCCAGCGGGTGTACGAAGGTACGGACCTTGATTTCTTCTTCGCTTTTAAGAGCGATGTAAGCGTCGATGAAGTCGTCGGAGAACACGCCGCCCTTGGTCAGGAACGCACGGCCCTTGTCCAGCTCTTCCAGGGCTTCTTTCAGGCTGCCGCAAACTTGTGGGATCTCTTTGGCCTCTTCAGGCGGCAGGTCGTACAGGTTTTTGTCAGCAGCATCGCCAGGGTGGATCTTGTTCTGGATGCCGTCCAGGCCAGCCATCAGCAGTGCAGCGAACGCCAGGTACGGGTTGGCTGCTGGATCCGGGAAGCGTGCTTCGATACGGCGGGCTTTCGGGCTCGACACGTAAGGAATACGGATCGAAGCGGAACGGTTGCGAGCCGAGTAGGCCAGCATTACCGGAGCTTCGAAGCCTGGTACCAGACGCTTGTAGGAGTTGGTAGCCGGGTTGGTGAAGCCGTTCAGGGCCTTACCGTGCTTGATGATACCGCCGATGAAGTACAGGGCGGTGTCGGACAGGCCGGCATAACCTTCACCTGCGAAGGTGTTCTTGCCATCTTTCCAGATGGACATGTGCACGTGCATACCCGAACCGTTGTCACCGTACAGCGGCTTAGGCATGAAGGTAGCGGTGCGGCCGTAAGCGTCGGCAACGTTGTGCACGACGTACTTCAGGGTTTGGGTTTCGTCGGCTTTCTTCACCAGGGTGTTGAACTTGACGCCGATTTCGTTCTGGCCGGCAGTTGCCACTTCGTGGTGGTGAACTTCGACGGTCAGGCCCATTTCTTCCAGTGCGTTGCACATGGAGGTACGGATTTCGTGGTCGTGGTCGAACGGTGGAACCGGGAAGTAGCCGCCTTTGACGCCTGGACGGTGGCCCTTGTTGCCGCCTTCCACGTCCTGGTCGGACATCCACGAACCTTGTTCGGAGTAGATCTTGAACATCGAGCCCGAGATGTCGGACTTGAATTTCACCTGGTCGAAGATGAAGAACTCTGGCTCTGGACCGGCGAATACGGTGTCACCGATGGCGGTGGCCTTCAGGTACTCTTCGGCGCGCTTGGCGATCGCACGTGGGTCGCGGTCGTAGCCCTGCATGCTCGAAGGTTCGATGATGTCGCAGACCAGGATCAGGGTCGGCTCTTCGGTGAACGGGTCCAGGACGGCGGTATCGTCTACCGGCATCAGGATCATGTCGGAAGCTTCGATGCCTTTCCAGCCAGCGATGGAGGAACCGTCGAACATCTTGCCGACTTCGAAGAAGTCGTCATCCAGCGCGTCGCGAGCCGGCATGGTCACGTGGTGCTGAGTGCCGCGGGTGTCCGTGAAGCGCAGATCAATCCACTTGACGTCATGATCTTTAATGAGTTGAACCGACTTCGACATACTGTCCTCCGGGGTGGCTTAGGGCGGGTAGTGGATGCCCATAATGTTTGTGATGCCGGCGCGAATACTCTGCCAAGGCAACCTGCCTCACAAGGGAGCAAATTGCATGCCAGTGCCCCAGCATGGGTTTTTCGCCCCAATATCACGTTTATAAAGGCTTGCAGGCGCAAAACCGCAAAATTATCGCCCTACAATGTAGCGCCATAATTCATAAATGACCTGTTTTGGTGCACGCAAAACCTTATGCACATTAATTGGTTAAACCTTGAGCAATTTCCGCTATAATCCGCGCCCCCCTTTTTCGGCAGGCCCTGCGCGCGCTGTTTTCATGAAACTAATCGTAAAAGTCTTCCCCGAGATCACCATCAAGAGCCGCCCGGTACGGACGCGTTTCATCCGTCAGCTGGCCAAGAACATCCGTGCCGTGCTCCGCGATCTGGACCCGGCTGTGGTGGTGAACGGCGTGTGGGACAACCTCGAGCTGGAAACCCGCGTAGAAGACCCCAAGGCCCTGAAAGAGATGGGCGAGCGCCTGAGCTGCATGCCGGGCATCGCGCATTTCCTGCAGATCGACGAATACCCGCTGGGCGATTTCGACGACATCGTCGAGAAGTGCAAGCAGCACTACGGTGATGCACTGGCCGGCAAGATCTTCTCGGTGCGCTGCAAGCGTGCCGGCAAGCACCCGTTCAGCTCGATCGACATCGAGAAGTACGTCGGCAGCCAGTTGCGCCGTCAGTGCGGTGCCGCCGGGATCGACCTGAAAAAGCCGGAAATCGAAGTTCGTATCGAAGTTCGCGACCAACGGTTGTTTGTCATCCACAGCCAGCACAATGGCATCGGTGGTTATCCGCTGGGTGCCCTGGAGCAGACGCTGGTGCTGATGTCCGGTGGTTTCGACTCCACCGTGGCGGCCTACCAGATCATGCGCCGCGGGTTGATGGCGCACTTCTGCTTCTTCAACCTGGGTGGGCGTGCCCACGAACTGGGTGTGATGGAAGTCGCGCATTTCATCTGGAAGAAGTACGGCAGCTCGCAACGCGTGTTATTTGTCAGTGTGCCGTTCGAGGAAGTGCTGGGCGAAATTCTCGGCAAAGTCGATAACAGTCATATGGGCGTGGTATTGAAGCGTATGATGTTGCGCGCTTCCTCGCAGATTGCCGAGCGCCTGCACATCGACGCGCTGGTGACCGGCGAAGCGATCTCCCAGGTGTCGAGCCAGACGTTGCCGAACCTGTCCGTGATCGACTGCGTGACCGACAAGCTGGTGCTGCGCCCGCTGATCGCCAGTCACAAGCAGGACATCATCGACACTGCCAATGAAATCGGCACCGCCGATTTCGCCCGGCACATGCCGGAGTACTGTGGGGTCATTTCGGTCAACCCGAAGACCGCCGCCAAGCGCTACCGCGTCGAGCACGAAGAGAAAGAATTCGACATGGCGGTGCTCGAGCGTGCGCTCGAAAACGCCAAGCTGGTGCCGATCGACCGAGTGATCGACGAGTTGGGCCAGGACATTCAGATTGAAGAAGTCAGCGATGCGCTGGCCGGTCAGATCGTGATCGACATCCGCCACCCGGATGCCGCCGAGGATGACCCGCTGGAACTCGCTGGCATCGAGGTACAAACGATGCCGTTTTATGCACTGAACGCTCGTTTCAAGGAACTGGACCCTACTCGCCAGTACCTGCTGTATTGCGACAAAGGCGTGATGAGTCGCCTGCATGCCCACCATCTGCTCAGTGAGGGGCATGCCAATGTGCGCGTTTATCGACCGAGCTAAGTGCCCGGGGCTGTTTGCCTGTGGCCTGCGTCACCGGCCCCCCGACGCCACCGTCAAGCTGTAACGGCTTTCACGGACGCTACTGTTAATCGCTGCCAAGACTTGTCAGCACACCGAATCCTCTGATCGAGATACACAAGTGATCGAAAATCTACGCAACATCGCCATCATCGCCCACGTTGACCATGGTAAAACCACCCTGGTAGACAAACTCCTGCGTCAATCCGGCACCCTGGAGCGCAACGAGCTCAACGACGAGCGCGTGATGGACTCCAACGACCAGGAAAAAGAGCGCGGCATTACCATTCTGGCGAAAAACACCGCCATCAACTGGAACGGCTACCACATCAACATCGTGGACACCCCGGGCCACGCCGACTTCGGCGGCGAAGTAGAGCGCGTAATGTCGATGGTCGACTCCGTTCTGCTGCTGGTTGACGCTCAAGACGGCCCTATGCCGCAAACCCGTTTCGTGACCAAGAAGGCTTTCGAAGCCGGTCTGAAGCCAATCGTCGTGATCAACAAGGTCGACCGTCCGGGCGCGCGCCCTGACTGGGTTCTGGACCAGATCTTCGACCTGTTCGACAACCTGGGGGCCACCGACGAACAACTGGACTTCCAGGTTGTTTACGCTTCGGCCCTGAACGGTATTGCCGGTCTGGACCACACCGCTATGGCGGAAGACATGACCCCGCTGTACCAAGCGGTCGTCGACCACGTTCCAGCGCCGAAAGTTGACCGTGACGGTCCTTTCCAGATGCAAATCTCGGCACTGGACTACAACAGCTTCCTGGGCGTTATCGGTGTTGGCCGTATCGCTCGTGGTCGCGTCAAACCGAACACTCCGGTTGTCGCTATCGACGCCGACGGCAAGAAGCGCAACGGTCGTATCCTGAAGCTGATGGGTCACCACGGCCTGCACCGCATCGACGTTGAAGAAGCTGCCGCCGGCGACATCGTCTGCATCAGCGGTTTCGACGAGCTGTTCATCTCCGACACCCTGTGCCATCCGGACACTGTCGAGGCGATGAAGCCTCTGACCGTTGACGAGCCAACCGTTTCCATGACCTTCCAGGTAAACGACTCGCCATTCTGCGGTAAAGAAGGCAAGTTCGTGACCTCCCGTAACATCAAGGATCGTCTGGACAAAGAGCTGCTGTACAACGTTGCACTGCGCGTTGAAGAAGGCGACTCGGCTGACAAGTTCAAGGTGTCCGGCCGTGGTGAGCTGCACCTTTCGGTACTGATCGAAACCATGCGTCGCGAAGGCTTCGAACTGGCCCTGGGCCGTCCTGAAGTGATCATTCGTGAAGTTGACGGCGTCAAGCAAGAGCCGTTCGAAAACGTCACCATCGACATCCCTGAA
This DNA window, taken from Pseudomonas sp. MYb118, encodes the following:
- the typA gene encoding translational GTPase TypA, which gives rise to MIENLRNIAIIAHVDHGKTTLVDKLLRQSGTLERNELNDERVMDSNDQEKERGITILAKNTAINWNGYHINIVDTPGHADFGGEVERVMSMVDSVLLLVDAQDGPMPQTRFVTKKAFEAGLKPIVVINKVDRPGARPDWVLDQIFDLFDNLGATDEQLDFQVVYASALNGIAGLDHTAMAEDMTPLYQAVVDHVPAPKVDRDGPFQMQISALDYNSFLGVIGVGRIARGRVKPNTPVVAIDADGKKRNGRILKLMGHHGLHRIDVEEAAAGDIVCISGFDELFISDTLCHPDTVEAMKPLTVDEPTVSMTFQVNDSPFCGKEGKFVTSRNIKDRLDKELLYNVALRVEEGDSADKFKVSGRGELHLSVLIETMRREGFELALGRPEVIIREVDGVKQEPFENVTIDIPEDSQGKVMEEMGLRKGDLSNMVPDGKGRVRLEYNIPARGLIGFRNQFLTLTNGAGILTSIFDRYAPVKSGHMSGRQNGVLVSVETGKALTYSLETLQARGKLFVEHGQEIYNGQIVGQNSRDNDLGVNPTKGKKLDNMRASGKDETIALVPPVRFTLEQALEYIQEDELCEVTPKSIRLRKKILDESERTRAAKKAKAN
- a CDS encoding DUF4124 domain-containing protein; this encodes MGRGFLLILLLIALPAAAQIYKYTDAAGNTAYSNQPPDGVQAQPVELPPLNSVERQAPPAPPAEASSSERPRSAYEVLELTNLPTSEALRANNGTFTVTVLIKPRLQGPHLLRLLLDDQPYGQPSNVPILQLVNIDRGTHSLAVQVIDGENVVQQSPSVTFTLQRVHKP
- a CDS encoding DUF4124 domain-containing protein; this translates as MRVWLLSACLIALPVSAEVFTYTDAEGNRVFTDQPGTSNAKRVPLTKSNRMSATPTAAPPPKTEKNAAPKAVFHYNMLRVLIPEPDATIRSSTGELIVSITSEPGLQAGHRYRLLLDGQPTAEPGPSPVFALSNIDRGSHQLSIEILDEQGRTVERTANQPFHMQRISLAQKRKVQPCTLTDYGQRPECPLKDKPEEEKSTFLPFF
- the thiI gene encoding tRNA uracil 4-sulfurtransferase ThiI, with the translated sequence MKLIVKVFPEITIKSRPVRTRFIRQLAKNIRAVLRDLDPAVVVNGVWDNLELETRVEDPKALKEMGERLSCMPGIAHFLQIDEYPLGDFDDIVEKCKQHYGDALAGKIFSVRCKRAGKHPFSSIDIEKYVGSQLRRQCGAAGIDLKKPEIEVRIEVRDQRLFVIHSQHNGIGGYPLGALEQTLVLMSGGFDSTVAAYQIMRRGLMAHFCFFNLGGRAHELGVMEVAHFIWKKYGSSQRVLFVSVPFEEVLGEILGKVDNSHMGVVLKRMMLRASSQIAERLHIDALVTGEAISQVSSQTLPNLSVIDCVTDKLVLRPLIASHKQDIIDTANEIGTADFARHMPEYCGVISVNPKTAAKRYRVEHEEKEFDMAVLERALENAKLVPIDRVIDELGQDIQIEEVSDALAGQIVIDIRHPDAAEDDPLELAGIEVQTMPFYALNARFKELDPTRQYLLYCDKGVMSRLHAHHLLSEGHANVRVYRPS
- the glnA gene encoding type I glutamate--ammonia ligase; its protein translation is MSKSVQLIKDHDVKWIDLRFTDTRGTQHHVTMPARDALDDDFFEVGKMFDGSSIAGWKGIEASDMILMPVDDTAVLDPFTEEPTLILVCDIIEPSSMQGYDRDPRAIAKRAEEYLKATAIGDTVFAGPEPEFFIFDQVKFKSDISGSMFKIYSEQGSWMSDQDVEGGNKGHRPGVKGGYFPVPPFDHDHEIRTSMCNALEEMGLTVEVHHHEVATAGQNEIGVKFNTLVKKADETQTLKYVVHNVADAYGRTATFMPKPLYGDNGSGMHVHMSIWKDGKNTFAGEGYAGLSDTALYFIGGIIKHGKALNGFTNPATNSYKRLVPGFEAPVMLAYSARNRSASIRIPYVSSPKARRIEARFPDPAANPYLAFAALLMAGLDGIQNKIHPGDAADKNLYDLPPEEAKEIPQVCGSLKEALEELDKGRAFLTKGGVFSDDFIDAYIALKSEEEIKVRTFVHPLEYDLYYSC